One Bythopirellula goksoeyrii genomic window, CTTCAACTTCTCATGATTCTGAAGATTTGAAATGCTTTGCTTTTAATTTGTTACGTAAAATGAATCGGGTCCAAGTGTAGTCATGCCAACCACAATAGGTCAACAAAAAATGAACGAAAACCCAGAATTGGACGTTATGGCGGGTGGAGGCAATTTCTGCAAGATTATCCTGCGACCCCCACGCCCTGTATTTGATCGATCGCAGGGAGTTGTTCCAAGCGGCGAAGCCCAAAAACTCGCAAGAAATTCTTGGTTGTGCCATACAGGAAAGGTCGTCCCAAGTCTTCGGAACGCCCGACAATACGCAATAAATCGCGTTCCATCAATACTTTCAGGATTTCTCCGCATTGGACTCCCCGAATGGCCTCGACTTCCGCTCGGACGACCGGCTGTCGATAGGCCACAACCGCCAAGGTCTCTAATGCCGGAGGAGAAAGCCGCATTTCCTCGCCTTCTCCGTGCAAACGCCGCAGCCAATCCGCCACGGCTGGTCGTGTGAGTAGCTGAACCCCTCCCGCGACCTCGACCACTTGGATGGCACTCGTACGCTCATCGTACTTTTTGGCCAAAGACTTGAGCAGCGTACGCGCCTCCGTTCCATCGGCAAGTCTGGCTAGCTTCGCCAGTTTTCTTGTCGAAAGCGGCTCGCGAGAGATAAAAAGGACGGCTTCGAGTCGAGCTATCTTGGCTTGATCGTCGTCTAGGGAACTCGGGTCACTGGTGTTCCCGGCTTCCCTGGAAACCTGCGAAAGCCGGAAAATCGGTGTCGGAGGGTACTCGCTGCCCGTGAGAACCGTTTGATACCGCGTCGCCGTGCTGCCTAGCAACCATCCCAAGGGACCTGAACGGGTTCTCATGGCAATCGATCTCCTAAGACCATGGGGCAAACTCAGCGCCACTGCGTGGAAGAGTGGCCGGCGTCGAGCTTGATATTTTGCCAGGAAGTCACTTCTCCGACGATTTGCCGAACTGCCGCAACCGGATCGGCATCGATAGCATCAAATTCGCGAGACATGAGGCCCTCATTACCGAAGGGAATCGAACAATGAAACCGATAGAGATTTCCCTCGGTGCCCCAATGGGCCAGGGAATAATCGGCTGCACCCAGTTTGCGAAGGAGGGAGAAATGGGGTTCTAGCTGGCTCGCGAGATCGTCGGACGCAGACACTTTGGCCTCCGGTGATGGAAGCGTTGCTGAAACCAAGGAGATCGGAGAGGAGGCGGGGATAGTAGATTCGGTTTTCGGTGCGTCGTACTGAAATCGGACGGCTTCGTCGCCTTGATCTCGAACTGGCGCTTCGCTAAAGCGGGGTGCCACTTTGGCTTGGTCCCAAGCCTGTTTGGCTTGAATTGGTTGCTGCCAGCCCAAGGCATCCCGAGCGACATCAACGAAGCGATTGACCACTTTCTGGGCGCCGGTGGGGAGCGGGCCGTAATAGATCCAGGCGGCTGGTAGACCTACCAATGTTAAGAGCATCACGCTGGCACGAAAAAAAACCGTCATGGCAACTCATCCTTAAGTGCAAACCGAGAACAGGAGAACGCGCGTATCCATTCGGC contains:
- the scpB gene encoding SMC-Scp complex subunit ScpB — protein: MRTRSGPLGWLLGSTATRYQTVLTGSEYPPTPIFRLSQVSREAGNTSDPSSLDDDQAKIARLEAVLFISREPLSTRKLAKLARLADGTEARTLLKSLAKKYDERTSAIQVVEVAGGVQLLTRPAVADWLRRLHGEGEEMRLSPPALETLAVVAYRQPVVRAEVEAIRGVQCGEILKVLMERDLLRIVGRSEDLGRPFLYGTTKNFLRVFGLRRLEQLPAIDQIQGVGVAG